Genomic segment of Mastomys coucha isolate ucsf_1 unplaced genomic scaffold, UCSF_Mcou_1 pScaffold23, whole genome shotgun sequence:
gctagctggaTCTATACAAACAAGACTGTGTCTCGGAAGAAGGGAAAAGGTGatttaaaggggggggggggaacttacctaaaacaaagaaaaaggaagaaaggaaggaggtaaaggaagaaggaaggaaggtaggtaggaagaaaggaaggaaatagccCAAGGCCATTACATACATTAAAATCTTTGGTTCTAGTTTGCAGTATGTACCAGGAGCTGAAACCTGAACTCCATCTCAAGTACAGTGGAATCCACATGGTAAATCCCCGTGGAATTTAGCCATGGCCTCTCATGCCTAGCAGATTAATTCACAAAAGCCCTGAGAACTGGCATACTTTTCCTGGTAGGGCAGAACCCGTACAACTGGACCAAGTAAATCTAAATCTACCCACATCTCATTCATCTTGCATCCAAAGCACTAGCTCTACAGTTTTTGTGCACACAGAGTTAACACAGGAATCCTGAGCTGCTGTCCTTGCAAAAGCCTGCTTGTAATGTCGGAGAGGGCTCCCACCAGAAACTGTTAAGATTGCCTCACTGCTCCTAAACTGTTTCTGAAACACTATGGCTTATGACAAATGACTGCTTTGTGGAATCTTGAATGTTGCCTCGTGCTACTGAGAAGGTGCCTACATGACCTATTGCCGTAAAAGCTCGGAACACTGAGTGTTTGATGACTTTCCTGTGTGTTGTCATGAATCACTCCTGTATATCCAAGTAGGCGACTAGAAGCTAGTGCTTAGATCCCATGAGCTTTGGCAAAGGTTCCTTTTCCCTTTGCTGAGGCTTCTCTGTATCCTTTCATCGTCATAGATGAAAGCCCCGAGTCTTCATGATGAATCATGGAAGCCAGGGGTATCCTTGGGAGAAGCCAAGGGTGTCCTTGGAAACCTCTGACACAGTCAGTGAAGAGAGGCTCAGTGAGAAGTTCCTGCCATTGCTAGCTTCACTCCTACTGTTCTGTCCCTCTTGGCATAACAGCTTCCATTCACTTGAGTGCCTAACCTATGCCCTTTCCTGAGAGTCCCTCCCTTCACATGGGatgaacatatttaaaatgtctcaTGGAAACCGGAAGTGTGGGAAAGAGTTATTTCCAAAAGAACGAGAAACAGCACTGATTTGACTCAAGTTCTTTTCAAAGCTGTCTGAATATCAAGGCCTCCAATGACAGGGACCCAAAACCAAGTGACAGTGTTCATCACTGTACAGTTCTGCTTGTCAATCACTGAGGGTGTACAAGTACCACTAGAGGAGTAGGTGTTTCAAGACTGCAGATGCTTAGCCTAGAAACTGACCAAAGTCATGAACATACCTTTAGCCCTTATTCAAAACCTAAGTGCTCTCTCTATAAGCTTGCTTTTTAAGCCCTATAAACTCAGCTTTTTCTGACCCTGGTCCCATGGCCAATTCAACCCAATCCATTGACTGGGACCAAGCCTTAACTAGTGTATCTTGAGATGCCCATTGTGTCTTAGCTGTCGCTCCTCATTCCGTCTGCTTCTCCACGCATGGTACTTCTTGATGCTTTTCTTCCACGCAAAGCGCCAGATGCTCACCATGAAGCACCAAGACACAGCATACATCGCCACACCCCCAACCTTCACAAACCACTTGGGGGTGGGTGAGACCATTTCGCAGAAAAGGAGATGAGCACCCACACCGATCCTCACACCAGTGAACAGAGCCACAAAGAGGAAGTCCACCACATCCCCCGTGAAACTGTGATAGTGGCCAGTTTCCCGGAGAAACCATCGCATCTGGAGCAGTGGGTTGGTGATCTCGCTTCCAAAGAGAACAGCATTGACCTCTGTACCCGACTCCCCAAGTGCTAGGGCCATGATGATCCCCAGGATGCTCAGTGTGTGATGAGCCAACATCAGGGCACCCTCAGACTGGAAATAGATGCACCAGCCCAAGTCGAAGATGAAGTAACCCAAGGTAAGACACAGAACGTGAACTTGGAGAGGTGTGTTCGGTGAGCCTGAAACAGATCAAGACAGAAGACAACATGGCTAGCAACTGGACCTCCTGCATAGGGTCTTCTGCCACTGTCTCTCAAACCTTTCTGATCCATTAAAGAAGCCAAAAGCAGTGACAGactcaatctttttaaaaatgataacaataaaacaaaacctaaaatctAGCTTTATGATCTCAGTGCTCAGGTGGTGGAGGAAGGACCAgggcaaggctagcctgggctacacagggagtcagggccaacctgggttatctgagagcctgtctccaaaagacaaacaaacaaacttagcaTCTAAAATGGTGgccttcttgttttgcttttatttttgtgttttgagacagggtcttcctgcTACTTGCTATCTAGgtaaggctggcctggaattttcaACAGTCTCCCTGGTTCAGCCTCCAAGGCTGTGGATTACAGACAGGGTCTACAGAGTAAACACAATGCAAACCTGGGCAGGAAGACCCGGTCTCAGAAGACCATTAGGAAAagcaataaaatagtaataaaacttCAAAGACATCAATGAATGATTTGATTGTTCAACCACAGCATCCTTCCTATGgaagaatataaaatacttaCTTTGTTGTTTCAGTGAATATTTAACTCTCTCCTTTTTAACCATCTACGGGTCTGTTTCCAGACCCTTGAGCGACTCTGTCATACACGtcatattcatttattaatcTAGAGAATTAGGTTATTAGACACTGGCAACTCTAACCCATCCTGAAAGTAGACTCCAGAGAGAATTTCCAAAGTAGAGTGTCCTCCTGTCCAAGAACATGCAGGACAAAGACCTGACATATTTGAGATCACTAAGAACcctcaaataaaacataaaacttaagaatttatttcatttcaatttgATAGAAAGattacaaatttgaggccagcttgggctataaaACAAGAACCTGCCTTaaagggggtggggcggggggaaTCAACAACAAAGTTGTACGAGCTTATGATCCCAGCTGCTCAGCAGgccgaagcaggaggattgtaaattcaaggccagctttgactACAGAGTGGgtagccaggccagcctggtcaatttagtgagaccctctcaaaaaacaaacagccaaacagatagatcaatagataaacaaacaaatagataagaaaacagagaagagatcAGGTTCACAGCCAAGTGATAGAACATTGTCTAACATGTTCATAGCCCTACATTCAATCCCCAGtaacaaaaaaaagcaagaaaaggaaagaacccCCGCTGCACAAAATGGTTACAAAAAGCAGAACCTGGACCTACACAATCTCAAAGTTGACAATGAGGACTGCAATACAAATTATTAGAATGGGAATTATTCTTTAATGTtacacaaattttaatttttttttcaagtcccTAAATCATAAATCTCTTAGGAAATATCTCTAATGTCCCTTCTACCTACCTGGGTGGGTAAAAGGCCAAGGGCCATCGATGAAGCCAATATAAGCAGACAGGCCTATAGAGAGGACTCCATGGGTGAAGGTCACCAGCCGACAGCTCCACTCACAGCTTCGGTGCTTATTCAGGCAGCAGAAAGATGTATAGAGTGAGAGCCAGCCACCCAGGCTGCACAGCACCCGCACACACAGACCTACTGCCATCCTATGACAGAAAAGACCAAAGCCAGGAGAACAAAGAATGTACCCCAAGAAAACAGAAGCTGCCTGTTTTGTGCACATGCCTAAATTGCTACTATAAAATAGTATGAAGACAGGGCCTGCACTGAAACTGTTCACTACATATGAATCCAAAACTTTTCTATGTAAATGTGGCTGTGTTTATAACTCTATACCCACTAGAGATCTGATGTTGCCACCTGATGCAAGCTGTGGCCTGGAAACCAGCAACCGTTACCTGAATCTTTAAGGTAACTCCATACTCAACTAATGATGACCAAATATCTATCAATAGTAACCTTTCAGAGATTACCTACTTTGGACAGTGATACACGGTCTATGAAGCACATGTATCTGGGAATGTGCTCACACTTCACAAATCCCAGAgctagccaggcatagtggtgtgtgcctataatccatgctactcaggaggctgagttgAGAGGATGTCAAGTTTAAagtcagtttggtctacatagcaggttcAAGATCGGCCTGGGCTATTTACAGAACAAATGAGAAAAGActtggggtatagctcagtggtagggcaccTTCCTTTCACATGTGGCACCTTAGGTTCAATCCcccagaatcacacacacacacacacacacacacacacacacacatacaggggaGTGAAGAGAACTCAGTTGGTaaacctgagaacctgagttcgaGCTCCAAATCCATGTAAAAAAAGCCAAGCACGGCAGTGCATGCTAgtaacctcagtgctggggaaaTAGAGACAGATGAATTCCTgttgagaaaccctatctcaaaaggccaggtaggctgggcagtggtggcacactcctttacccagcacttgggaggcagaggcaggtggatttctgagttcgaggccagcctggtctacagagtgagttccaggtcagccaggactacacagagaaaccttgtctcagaaaaaaaaaaaaaggcaaggtagacagacagagattGAGGAATACCACtagaggttgacctctggcctccgtgtgtgtgtgtgtgtgtgtgtgtgtgtgtgtgtgtgtgtgtgtgtgcgcgcacacactcaagcacacaaaGGCAAAGCtctcataaataagtaaataaataaataactaccaCTTTGGTTTCTGCTAGAAGTCACATGACACCAGGCATTTTAATGTGGTTAAGCTGAAACTAAATTTGGCAGCGGTCTGGATTTGGGTCATAGGTTTATCAGTCAAAATCAAAACTTGAGGCAAATGTAAATAGAGAGTCAAACAAAGAGTCCAGACATCTTGGAAGGCATCCCAACCCTGTTATTTATCAACAAGGAAGCAAAAAGATTTTAAGTAAATGTTGAGATGCAAAAATATCCTTAAGGCATTTATTCAGTTAAAAGTGAAGCAAGGTAGCTGAtaaatgcctataatcccagcaccggggcagcagaggcaggaggattgctcagAGGAGCATATCAGCCTGGTcaacacagagagttccaggcctgatagggctacacagtaagacctggtttcaaaatgatagatagatgaatgcatagatagatagatagatagatagatagatagatagatagatagatagatagatagatagaccgtAAAGTCAGAAAACTTACATTTTAGAATTTTTGCTAATACATTTAAACAATAATCAACACTGAGTTACTTTAGACATACAGAAGAGACACCAAAAAGGACTGATATGTCCTTATTAATATACATTAGCTCCTCCGTTGAAAgtacaaataagaaaagaaatcccaAACACGTCAAGTACGCTTCTCATCTCTGCAGGAATTCTCTGCATGGCTGCACTTAGCCGCTCACCCTTTTCTGACAAATGCAGACCAACACCCCTCAATACACAAGCCACTCCCAGGAATGTTATCCGGAGAGGGCTTGGGCAAAGGGCAAGTTTTGTCCAGCTTTCCTGAGAAATCAGGTTCCCATTCAAGAAAACAGTAGGTGTCCATCAGAAACCTGTACGTGGGGAAATCTCTTTAACCTGAAGAATGTGTTTAAACTAAAATtagggaaggggggggggaggtcaATTCAGTTCTAAGACACATTTTCTGAAACTTCTAGGCCAATCTTCAGAGTAAAGGCCAGACATACAAAGTACCCGAGTGAAAAGCGCTGTCCCTCTTACTTCCTTTCAAAGGCCAGGGTCACTGGCCAGTAAGGCGGATCAGCTGATTGGGACTCGGCGATTAGTATTTTTAGAGTCCTCTTCTCTGAATCCTAATTCCCTGGCCCAAGAGAGAAAACAGTAGCCCATTTACAAACACTCCAGTAAAAAGGCAGGCATTTGTAAACGGCAGGCacagctctgtgaccttgagcCTTCGTGTCCGGTGTGGGGTCTGGGAGGTTCCCAGGCCCTCGAAGCTCAGTGCCCCGGCTCCCCCATCCCAGAGAGCCGCGGCGCTGGGCGAGCGCCTGGCTCCGGGCCTCGGGTGAGCTGCAGCAGGGGACTCCGAGCCAGCAACAAGGTCGCATCCCCCGGGTGGGGGTTGAGGGGTGGGGAACGTGCTCAACTCCTCGACCACGCCCGACTTCTAACCCAGATCGTCCCATCCCTGGACCGTTATCTAGGCATCCAGCCGGGTGCCCAAAGCTTGGCGTAGAGAGGCCCCGGCACCCCGGGGCAGAGGAGCCCGCGCGCATCTGGCCGCCCGCCCGCTCCTTCCCCGCCTGCGCCAAGGGCAGGCCAGTGCCCATCCCTCCGGCACAGGCGAACGTTGTTACCTGGCGGAGCGCACCGGGAAGCCTCCGGCGCCCGAGCGCCCACAGTCCAGGGCTCAGATCGCGGCGACAGGAAGCtgtagagggaggggggagacgAGGCGGTGACGGCCGCGGAGGAGGAGCCGGGGGTCTAGGGGCACCTGCTGGCTGGGAGGACAGAGCGCAGATTGGATGCTGGGCCAAGGATGGAAGCAAGATGGAGGGTCCTACTTTGGATAGGGATGAGAAGGATGATTTGTTGGCGCTCGTTTGTTGTCTGTTTAAATCATTGTAGAGCTGTAGACGTAGAGAGTGTCTGGCTTCTTAGTGGTGAAACGTTAGCCTAAGGCGCAAGGCCCTGAATTCAACCCCTGGTACTCTATCTCAATAAATCCTGATCCACTCTGCCATCTGTGAGATGGAACAGGCTCTTCAGTAAGTATGCACTGCGCACCTACTATGACCGTCTTTGATCTCCCACTTAAATCTGAATAGTGAAACAAGCACACTGAGTGTCAGAAAAGTACTTAAGCCTGGGAATTACG
This window contains:
- the Tlcd5 gene encoding TLC domain-containing protein 5 isoform X2 is translated as MLAHHTLSILGIIMALALGESGTEVNAVLFGSEITNPLLQMRWFLRETGHYHSFTGDVVDFLFVALFTGVRIGVGAHLLFCEMVSPTPKWFVKVGGVAMYAVSWCFMVSIWRFAWKKSIKKYHAWRSRRNEERQLRHNGHLKIH
- the Tlcd5 gene encoding TLC domain-containing protein 5 isoform X1, which translates into the protein MAVGLCVRVLCSLGGWLSLYTSFCCLNKHRSCEWSCRLVTFTHGVLSIGLSAYIGFIDGPWPFTHPGSPNTPLQVHVLCLTLGYFIFDLGWCIYFQSEGALMLAHHTLSILGIIMALALGESGTEVNAVLFGSEITNPLLQMRWFLRETGHYHSFTGDVVDFLFVALFTGVRIGVGAHLLFCEMVSPTPKWFVKVGGVAMYAVSWCFMVSIWRFAWKKSIKKYHAWRSRRNEERQLRHNGHLKIH